From Woronichinia naegeliana WA131, the proteins below share one genomic window:
- a CDS encoding HEPN domain-containing protein, translating to MFNPTELKNIAEQLCDLANQKLPDLKEKFYEFDVVNKWQIVNGEKIMIKINTFNTSVSFVVMSLIKDPLFFMLKENIENSYNNFESTYNYQSISFSGGHHTQPQTAAERILVDSFRKETESFSSQHFIENYHKLMGLFNGDPHEFKVSGRLQGVTLTLDKIVLDDEVYLKQLSIDEINERQPLGVFRWMRDVPIQLDLSDFNTEVVVISLRKIDNFEKNSYFDLTNRFSEHARERINLVLQMFKLYKAGSFIIDSRVESYPLTKEMIRSSLNKKYISPYNQLIINGDDEIKLQEIYKILKNIIPNDKILSRSLSRFFIAVDEDSPEEELVDLVIALESILQTVNGNPIKEELRYRFSINGASLLTNIDSTSDFFETMEIMRTAYDCRSVIVHGGDSTSLTKNLKTLNAKIDRSVKNREFANLKDLNLLIADWYRSMVLWLTNIDRQKRPYFVEYGWEKLMRKDY from the coding sequence ATGTTTAATCCTACTGAATTAAAAAATATTGCTGAACAGTTATGTGATTTGGCAAACCAAAAATTACCTGATCTAAAAGAAAAATTCTATGAATTTGATGTTGTCAATAAGTGGCAAATAGTCAATGGAGAAAAAATAATGATAAAAATCAATACGTTTAATACCTCTGTTTCTTTTGTGGTAATGAGTCTGATAAAAGATCCCTTATTTTTCATGCTCAAAGAAAATATTGAAAATAGTTATAATAATTTTGAAAGTACTTATAACTATCAATCAATTTCCTTCAGTGGTGGTCATCATACTCAGCCTCAAACGGCAGCTGAGAGAATACTTGTTGATTCTTTTAGAAAAGAAACAGAAAGTTTTAGTTCTCAACATTTTATCGAAAATTATCATAAGTTAATGGGATTATTCAATGGCGATCCTCACGAATTTAAAGTCAGTGGTCGTTTACAGGGGGTAACACTCACACTTGACAAAATAGTTCTTGATGACGAAGTGTATTTGAAACAGTTAAGTATAGATGAAATAAATGAGCGTCAACCTTTGGGAGTATTTCGCTGGATGAGAGATGTCCCGATACAACTTGATTTATCAGACTTTAATACTGAAGTTGTTGTTATAAGCTTAAGAAAAATTGACAATTTTGAAAAAAATTCATACTTTGATTTAACCAATCGTTTCTCAGAACACGCAAGAGAAAGAATCAATTTAGTTCTTCAAATGTTTAAACTTTATAAGGCAGGTAGTTTTATTATTGATTCCAGAGTAGAAAGTTATCCTCTTACCAAGGAGATGATAAGGTCATCATTGAATAAAAAATACATTAGTCCATATAACCAATTAATAATTAATGGTGACGACGAGATAAAGCTACAAGAAATTTATAAAATTCTTAAAAACATTATTCCTAATGATAAAATTTTGTCGCGCTCATTATCGAGATTTTTTATTGCGGTAGATGAAGATAGCCCAGAAGAAGAATTAGTTGATCTAGTAATTGCATTAGAATCAATACTTCAAACAGTTAATGGTAATCCTATTAAAGAGGAACTAAGATATAGATTTTCAATTAATGGTGCCTCCCTCCTCACAAATATTGACTCCACCAGTGATTTTTTTGAGACAATGGAAATCATGAGAACAGCTTACGACTGTCGTTCAGTTATTGTGCATGGAGGTGATTCAACATCCTTAACAAAAAATTTGAAGACGCTTAATGCTAAGATAGACAGAAGTGTTAAAAATCGAGAATTTGCGAATTTAAAAGACTTAAATTTATTGATAGCAGATTGGTATCGAAGCATGGTCTTATGGCTAACAAATATAGACCGTCAAAAACGTCCTTATTTCGTCGAGTATGGTTGGGAAAAACTGATGAGAAAGGACTATTAA
- a CDS encoding class I SAM-dependent methyltransferase yields the protein MIKKSYKEDLAYIHDVGYGDYALRSAPGILKILAQNNIQDGLVVDLGCGSGLSALELTKAHYQILGVDISESMIAIARTRVPNAKFRVESLLKTDIPSCNAVISIGECLNYLFDSDNNYQALMQLFERIYNTLTTGGIFIFDIAEPGQVIEGEKVKSFNEGEDWIVLVEKEEDREN from the coding sequence ATGATCAAAAAATCTTACAAAGAAGACCTGGCATACATTCATGATGTTGGTTATGGCGATTACGCTCTTAGGTCAGCCCCTGGCATACTGAAAATTTTAGCTCAAAATAACATTCAAGACGGTTTAGTCGTGGATTTGGGCTGTGGAAGTGGATTATCAGCCTTAGAACTGACGAAAGCACATTATCAAATTTTGGGAGTGGATATTTCTGAGTCTATGATTGCGATCGCTCGAACCAGAGTTCCAAATGCTAAGTTTCGAGTTGAGTCATTATTGAAGACTGATATCCCATCTTGCAATGCAGTTATCTCAATCGGTGAATGTCTCAATTACCTATTTGATAGTGATAATAATTATCAAGCATTAATGCAGCTTTTTGAGCGTATTTACAACACCTTAACTACGGGAGGTATTTTTATTTTTGATATTGCAGAACCTGGTCAAGTGATAGAAGGTGAAAAGGTTAAAAGTTTTAATGAGGGAGAGGATTGGATCGTTCTTGTGGAAAAAGAGGAGGATCGGGAAAATTAG
- a CDS encoding DNA-binding protein, with product MASITINISDEQLQRLQQLAQEIDTSPEDLLRANIENWLTCQNKEFAQAADYVLKKMLNSIVV from the coding sequence ATGGCTTCTATCACTATTAATATTTCCGATGAGCAACTTCAAAGGCTGCAACAGTTAGCTCAGGAGATTGATACCTCCCCGGAAGATTTGTTGCGTGCAAATATAGAAAATTGGTTGACTTGTCAGAACAAAGAATTTGCTCAAGCAGCAGACTATGTACTCAAAAAAATGCTGAACTCTATCGTCGTTTAG